The Elaeis guineensis isolate ETL-2024a chromosome 12, EG11, whole genome shotgun sequence sequence gaaaataataataataataataataataataataatatatatatatatatatttatatatatatatatgtatgaacaaataaataaataaataaataaataaaaattaaaattgatgagagagagagtttctctctcttctttcagtctgaaccctgactttctctctctgaaattggactttctctctctagaattttctctctctagcttgtttctctctctcttgatggatttctctctctaaaattatccttctaggattagcataggggaaggcttcatctgatgattctgatcgagtttagagatgagtctgattttaagcgagattttaattttgagatttgttagatttaattttgaattaaattaatataaaaatataattttggataataggcacggaagaatctcctagaagttagtcgatccgttcattcagtgctctgtgaaagataagtaatgaatcatcttctcaagatattccatatttattctgaaaataaataattattctctgaaattatgcatgatttatggaattatgttttgaaagaaaagtgcttttgaaatgttatggtatatcgatttatgcacatgtttagtgaaagattatgatatatattgtggtactaagtgttttgatatagatcgaatttatgctctcagcctaactatgtttcagtgggccccgccaatgaagattatacgttggtactttgtggaccctgccagtaggtgttgtgcgctggtatttctggaccctgccagtgggggttgtgcgctggtattctgtggaccccgtcaatgggggttaaacgttggtcatagtcgaggctgttgagttacgagtgttttgaatcgaatcggatttatgattatattatgtgtgaatttttaaaaatattggatttacattaaatcagcatgaaatatatttttatgttatttgcagcattgttcttgaaaatttaataatatctgaatatctggtagagatacttgttacttactgggctgtctagctcattacttttctttctatttttcagattcagataattaatttcgagcgtgggaagaaatattgggacagagcttttagaggcgagatttagcaatgtcaacttcaattgaacttagatctattgttttaattgttttagtaaaattttattggatgtaagacatttgatttaattacttgaattacagttgaataataattatttgaatttattccgctgcgatgcattgatatcgtgatgagatgccttgcatgcttatggagagagttcttcataagtatgcagcgGTTGTCGTGACCCTCGATTctcaatctcggatcgggggcgtaacaattaatatggtatcagagcataagtggataaattatgacacatagaatttgatatagtatgagtgtaggtggataaacattaggaatattgggacgttaaagtatgagcatcataataataaaaacatcaaaagatcagctaagggagcagtagacaataagactcaacagattgatggtgagccgtgctccagatgtggcaaaaatcatgcagacaagaattgctattggaataccggtgcttgtttcaaatgtggtcagatagatcataaaattgctagctgcccgctaaatatagaaaatcaagttggccaaagaacttatgaaggacaacataagggtggtggacatatttctaaaaatcagggaagagtttatgcgctttctcaacagaatccacaggcttccaatacaatggtgacaggtatgaaaaatttcgaggacaaaatttttttttaggggtgaagaatgttatagcccaaaaaaaaaaaaaaaaaaaaaaacagagtatgcaaaaccgggaagaagactcccggtaggagtcttcttctccggcgaaacccaagcgaatcagaaatcctaggacccctcggagtcctaggactctctataagaagaccccctctctttagaatcgatccatcgactcttttcccctcttttcctctccgattttcccgaagaagagccatgatcccttgccttgttctcgccgtgattgccgccgacgaggtctccggaggctgaggtgagtctccttcttctccttcctcccatgctcctgtgcacggctgccggcgacgagtatcgtcgatctttcggtcgggaaagatgCCCTGTTTTTGAGcctttttccttgaatttttcggcaccggcgatcgaaaGTGATCGCCGGCCAtatctcctccgtgaccgggggagtggcccccgtcggccgccgacctccgccgcggtggccgtggcccgaacggccggtcaaggccggaggacgccggtcctctgttccggcacgggaagaactaagaaaaagaagaaaagaagaaaaaaagaagaaaaagaaaagaagaaaaagaaaagagaaagaaggaaaaagagaaaaaaaaaaaaagaaaaggaaagaaaaaagaagaaaagaagaagaaaaagaaaagaagaaaaagaaaagaaaagaaaagaaaagaaaagaaaataataataataataataataataataataaatatatatatatatatttatatatatatgtatgaacaaaaaaataaataaataaataaataaataaataaaaaattaaaattgatgagagagagagtttctctctcttctttcagtctgaaccctgactttctctctctggaattggactttctctctctagaattttctctctctagcttgtttctctctctcttgatggatttctctctctaaaattatccttctaggattagcataggggaaggcttcatctgatgattctgatcgagtttagagacgaatctgattttaagcgagattttaattttggaatttgttagatttaattttgaattaaattaatataaaaatataattttggataataggcacggaagaatctcctagaagttagtcgatccgttcattcagtgctccgtgaaaggtaagtaatgaatcatcttctcgagatattccatatttattctaaaaataaataattattctttgaaattgtgcatgatttatggaattatgttttgaaagaaaagtgcttttgaaatgttatggtatatcgatttatgcacatgtttagtgaaagattatgatatatattgtggtactaagtgttttgatatagatcggatttatgctctcagcctaactatgtttcagtgggtcccaccaatggggattatacgttggtactttgtggaccctgccagtggggattgtgcgctggtatttctggaccctgccagtgggggttgtgtgctggtattctgtggaccccgccaatgggggttaaacgttggtcatagtcgaggctgttgagttacgagtgttttgaatcgaatcggatttatgattatattatgtgtgaatttttgaaaatattggatttgcattaaatcagcatgaaatatatttttatgttatttgcagcattgttcttgaaaatttaataatatctgaatatctggtagagatacttgttacttactgggctgtctagctcattacttttctttttatttttcagattcagataattaatttcgaacgtgggaagaaatattgggacagagcttttagaggcgagatttagcaatgtcaacttcaattgaacttagatctattgttttaattgttttagtaaaattttattggatgtaagacatttgatttaattacttgaattacagttgaataataattatttgaatttattccgctgcaatgcattgatatcgtgatgagatgtcttgcatgcttatggagagagttcttcataagtatgtggcGGTTGTCGTGACCCTCGATTctcaatctcggatcgggggtgtgACATAATAAGAAATTCTTTATTACAGTGTTTGATATGTGCAGTAATGTTATTGTAAAATAACAGAAAATCTTATATTGATATGTTTGATATACAATTTAGATTACATGAAATATAAGTTAATTTTCCATCTTTGcttattgattattatttattttctatcgGGACAATTTAATTTCAAGATCCAACCATTTTCGGTGACATCACTAATCGGAACCAgccattatatatattttttttcaccaACTAGGACTAcccataatttatttaatatagattTTACTTTGTTTTGATGGGGTATTTTAGTTTTGAAGTTATCTTGCTGTAAGATTGCGAGATTGTAAAATTACATATAATCATATAGCCACCTCTCTTTAGACAATCAGATTATCTCTTTTTGAGATAATGCTGCATTATATATGAAAGTgacaaaataaataatataatttaattatttattataaaattatatataattttgataaaactaTATACTATCAAATATctcttaaaaataatattaatgaaagaatctatattttaaaagaaaataattccATCCGAATTTGAAGAGAAATCATACTCCAATAGTGCAGCACGAAGCTCACTATTTTGAACGCCAAATATTTGGATGGCCTAACCACCACCTTAACCAAAAAGCCgcagttaagatctatttttaaATACCCAACACAACCCTGGCCATCGTCCTAGCTTCCCTGTTCGGCCGCTCTAAAGCCTCCCACCCGATCGAGGCTCTGAGGACGGAAAAAACAGAGGAAACACCAAGTGAAACATTGGAAAAATCAACGACAAAGACGGAAAAGAATTagaaggtaagaccttttcccacatagattgatcatttttttttttttgtcttttcgcttctttttcatttcatttcattctctttttcggagcgctgtggggaaggagagcacctgagagagatcggaggggtttcttaggttccggtTGAGGTTTTTTCTCAAgtatatgggattttgtgcgagttgtggcggtgtgagtgggtcccttgaggttttgagagcttaatcttggtagggTTTGGGGATTTTTGATCGAAAGGATTCTTTTTTGGccacaaaattttcaattttttgtgGAGTTCTGTCctcatgataatatgaatatgaCACCAAATCCATGGTGTGAGGCTTGCACTAGGCTAAGTTCCACCTTTCTGAACTTGTCATGTAGATGCATGAACAAGGCCTTTCCAGAGAATGAGAGAGACAAAGACTCAAGGCTCATGGTTTAACATTGCCTTTTCCTTACTTTCTGAACAATGTCAGAAATATCTAAAATTAGCTCTGTCCAAATAAGATGAACTAAAATTTCCAGATTATTTATGAGATCAACAGACAATAACGAAAGTATGTCACTGGGATTCTGGATAAAAGGAGTGATCTTTTGTTGTAGTATTCATCAAGCATCACCACATAAATGCACAAAAACGCAGGGGAATGAGGTAAAGTTCATCTTGAAACATCTGTTTCCATTATAAAGAGACAAATTCAATTAGTAATTATAAAGAGTAGGTGACTGACTGCACTTCGCTGGCACACTTAAACTGAAAGAACTACCTACATAAATGAGCGAATTAAGCTATAAATATTTGCAGAATGAAATCTTTGCATTTGGTCAGGATCAGCAGAGGTTTATGCATTCACTCGGAACTAAAGCAACCAACAATTGTCTCCAAAAACACCATCTATGAAATCATATTTCCAACCATATTATTTGAAGAGCATGATGAAAAAGGTTGAACACTTAATATCTGGGAGCTTTTAACAAATATTATTAGCAATTGAATAGTTGAGATTATAGAGAAATCACTTGCAGAAAAATATCCTTGATAAAATATATCAACATACTATATCAAGTGCTAGTATTTTGAGCAAATGCAGACAGAATGCTAAAATTTTGGGGTGCGAGGGGCATCATGCTGTGCTCAAACATTTTGAAGTGTTAGGATGCCAGTCCCCACCTTCAAGAACCTCCTGGCCTAGCTATGGCTCAAGTACCCGAGCAGCACTAGGATGAAGGCAAAGCAACAACAGGCCACAAGTGCCGCTCAAGGAGGCCATGGGAGTGGTGGAGGTGGGCTTCAGCCCCATCAGCAAGTGGTACCTCTGGAGGGTAGCCAATCATGGTGAAAATGAAGATGAAAGAGAGTGGGGAGACTGGAGAGAGATCATGGTACCTCAGCCACAGGGAATGATGGTCTAGGACTGACAACCAGCGACTAGCGACTAGCGAATGGCAATGATGGATGAGGACAACCTTCAAGGAACACTGACAACTAGCAACCAGCGAATGGTGATGAAGGCTTATCGGATTGGACTTTGAAGTGGCTAACTGGTGAATGATGGTGAAGGCGGAGAGGAGAACTTTAGAACCCTAGGACCCAAATTGAGGAAAACATGTTTTTATTTGTGATTGTATTGAACTCTTTGAGTTCAAGGGGAAGAGATTTCGACCAATTTTGATCGAGCCGGCTCAATTGAATGAAATCAACTGAGCCTAAGTGCCTAACAGACTGAGCCTAAGTGCTTAGGCTCAGGCTTGAAATTCGGTTTGGGGATCAGGCTTGAATTTAGGCTCGGGCTTGGGCGGCCCTGGGTTGGGCCAATGGTACATCCAAGCCTGGCCCGAAGAGATAATGAGGTCTATATCCAAGCTCAAATCTGGCCTGATTTTGTTCGGGCCAGCCCATAGCCCGATCCGAAGTTAGGGCGGCCCAACCCCATTTCTGGCCCTAataattgcaataaaagaaaagagTAAACCCATATTTTTTCTCAAGGTTGGAACAATATACTAACAACTATTACATAAGCTCAAAAGTTGACAGAGTAATACCAAACTAATGGGGGAAATGAAAAATCACAAGGGCCCTAACAAAATGGTATGGTAGGCAGGCTAAATCATTGTTTAAAGAGGGGTCTGTGACTTAAGCACATGGTCCCTTGGTCCCAAATGCAACTACTTAGATGCTATAAGCCTAAATCTTCTTGTTGCCTATGagactattttattattttatttatttttttttcttttagtagtGTTGCTATGCCCAAACAATAGACTTTCTTCAAAAACTTAGTAAGCAATTTCACATTATTATGTATGTTCTCAACTATTTTCTTATTCATAAAGTTTGGCCATACATAATTATGTATGTTCTTAACTAGCTTCCCATTTGTTTTGGTCATATATAGATGGGAAGGAAACAGGAGAAGAAAGGTGCCTCATTAAACCCAATAATATATGAAAATGCAACACTTTGTGAGGAAAACACTGGTAAAAAGAATGTTGACAATAATTCTATCTTGAAGATTCAGCATCTGCAACGACTGGCAACATGGGCTGGTGGGGAAGCTAGAATACCTCCTCTGGGTGCTTTTTTGGGAGCATGTTTGGCTGCTCAAGCAGAGGCTTCAGGGATTCCTCTAAATCATTCAACTTTTCTTTGCCAGAGGCAAgtgttttttcctttttccttttttcccacATCTCTTTTGCATACCAGACCTAGCTTAGTCAATGACTTTAGGTAACCTGATCAAGTGCATGGCTAATTTAACAGCAAAATTAGCACACTATCATGCTGACAGTGCTTAGTTATCTGTTGTGAGAGGCAAGCAAGTACAAGCAAAGATTTTGATATGGTTTGCTGTCTGTGATTTGCTTTCAATATTCAGATGTTAGTGTAATTGCTATAAAAATGTATGGTGGATGTTAAACTTTTCCTGCTAAATCTAGGTGCatgttttgtattttgtttatgcTATGAGTAAGGGGAaacttcagttatttattgaaAACCATTATAAACAGGCATGAACTTATCTTCTTGTGGAGGCCGGATCATCTATATAATTATTTTGTATTTTGGAAAACAAGATCAGCTTATCTTTCTATGAGTGACCTATCTGTACTTTTAAAACCTTCAATGGCAAGAGAAGATCAACAAAATTTGGATTCCTTTCTTGTTGCATTGATATACTTAAGTAAAAGTCTCAGTTGGGATCCAATCCCTAGAAGCAAACAAATGAAGTGATATCATtcttttgctctctctctctctctctctctctctctctctctctctcttgcaatAATAACTTTCTCCTAATGGGGCATTGTTACAATTGTTATCCTTGATGCCATTGTTACACAGTAATTGTTTGTTGAGAAGCCTGTTCGAGTTGCTGCTATTAGTTAACAGAACTGAATAACTACTAggttttatttaaattttgtttgTAAACATTGTCTATATATTTGTTTTTCTATTCAATGTCTTCCCATTTAATCTTCACTCTGAAGTTGGGGAGAATTTCAGAAGGTTGCTCCCTGGTTTCGTGACCTTGATGGTTTTATGGTTGCTTGGAAAAActtggaaaataatttttatgaaaattgacCATTTCAGCTGTTTGGATGGTGGGAAACTTCAAAAAACATATTCAGTAATGGGTTTTTCCATTTTGAAAGAATCTTGGACTATGCATTGTTCATCTGTATGTTTTCGTTTTCCAAAGATTTATGAACAACCAAGCAGACCCCCAAACTGTCCACCAAATAATGTGGTTCTTCCTTCACCCcattactttaggctttgtcatagGCCTATCTCTTCCTCGAAGTTGCTTGGCCAGAAACTTAACACCAACACAAAAGCGAGCAAACTTTTCCTGTCATACTTATTTGTAGAACCAACTGGATATAGCTGGTATACTTTCTGCATGTCAAGGTTGTGCACATTTGTTTCACATTCTTGTGTAATTTTATGTAGGGAATATTTCCCAACTATTAAAATAATGGAACCTGTGTTCTCTCAGATCTGGGAAGCAATGGACTGGCTAGATCTGTTAATACTGAAATAAGTGAAAAGTAGTTTGAGTGCCAAACAAGATTGATTGAGCCTCCTGTTGCAGTCTAACAGCATTTTGGAAAAAGGGATGGGTTTAAACATctctaatttgaaattatatttgtgCAGACTAATCTAATAAAGTTAATACAAGGACATAGAAAGAACACCTTATGTTGCATGTGACATCTTAAAGCTAAGATGCACAATTTTGGAGGTTGTAAAGTGTCCTGCTTTGGGTTCTTGATCTCATTGTTTTGAGGTCGTTGAGGAGCTAAGAAAGTGGCATAAcaaattattacatgccaaagtttGATATCCAAGTCCGAAAGCAAAATTATTGCCTGACAACAAATTCAAACTCTTGAAACAAGACACCCTCTCTGTGCGCGCACGTGCGCGCACGTACGTGTGCATGCGTGTGCGTGCTTCTGCATGTGCATTTGTGTCTGTATGCATGTGCATGATCACTTGCATGCATGTTTATATGTAGCCCTTTATGCCTCCCATTCATTCCTTAATATTCTATACTCTGGGAAATATGACTTTTGCAGACCAGGCCGTAAGACTGCTCCTGACCACTATAAATACCCAAATGCAACGGAATCTAGTATGATTATGGCATTTTGACCCGAGTCTCTTTCCGTGTACTCATCATCTTTCAGTTAATTTGATGCTGATTGTTCAGAGATTAAGAAGTTATTTCTTTTGTGACTAGAATCATCATTTCTATTATTTTTCAGTGCTGTTTGGTGGCAGTTATTTTATTCAATTCAGTTGTCCATCTTACAAGTTTTCATACTTAAATAATTATTTAGCTGCTTATGACCATTTAATTTCTTGTATTTTGATTTCCACCTTCACTCATGGAGCCCCACTGTAAGTTTTAACAGAGTTTAGAGTGTCTTGCAGATGTGAAACTGTCTTACAGCCTGGCTTTAACTGCACCGTTCGAATAGAAAAGCATGTGAACAAGGGAAGATGGTGCAAGAAGGCTACTATTCCCTGTAAGAACAGTGTGTTCTACACATGTCGCTTCTGCTCTCATCGGAACCTGAAGTGGGGGACTGCTGAAGCCCATATGAAAAATCTAATTGCTTCAAGACTTAGACAAGATTCAGACTCAAATCAACATTGCTCCGCAGATAGAGCAGATGGTATCTCTGAGAATGTATTAGCTGCTAAACATGCAATTCATCAGGATGTTGGAGAGGAAATCCCTTTAAAACTAGAACCTGTATCTGAGTTGAAATCTGTCACTCCTGGAAGAGCAGCAGTAACTGGAGAGGTTCTTGCTAAGATTCCAGTAACTCCACTAGAAAAACTGGTGAACGCATCTAAGAGGAAAAGGAAGGTCAGTGGCTCTATTCCTAACAAGCTTCCTGTTGGTGGAAGTAATTCAGCAATAACTGATTCAGGAAAAGGGACTGGGGGTTCCAGTAGGCGGCGAAGGAAAGCATGGTGTAGCTTGAAGGAGATTGCCGAAAAGAGCGAGCTTGAGGATGCTAGGAACCTCAGCAATTTTGCAATCCCATGTCATATATATGTGGCCACCTAACAAAGAAGATGAGACCCAATTTTGTTAGTGTTATTCTAGAAAACAGAGAGGAAATCTATCATTGATTAACTAtgtaattatgatattatatgttCAAGAATGCTATTCTCACAAAATTTATGTTAAGATGGAAGAATGTAGGAACATAGAGCTTCCAGAAAAGTGCATGGCGTTTTGGTTTTCTGCCACTGACCTTGCGTTAGCTTCTAGAATGTTATGCATTATGGTTTGTCTTCAATGTTCATGTTCCTTATGGGTCTACTAGCAAGTAGGGTGATAATTAGGCATAAATGAACCAGATAAATgcgaaaatctctctctctctctctctctctctctctctctatatatatatatatatatatatatatatatatcctcatGGGTCTACTAGCAAGTAGGGTGATAATTAGGCATAAATGAACCAGATAAATgtgaaaatctctctctctctctctctctctctatatatatatatatatagatttagatttagtcaagtcaaaactctataatagaaGTTAtgcatcaaaaattcaaatcatcCAATATGTTTGATTATCTCAAAACTGTTTgtacaaaaaaaatcatataatttgaagtttcttaatttatggatcaagtaatcaaaaattggataacctaaataaaattgaattaaatgTATTTTTTGATCGTTTGATgtaaaaatttagaatttttaaattatataattttttatgtgcaaGCGGTTTCATCCAATGGTTTAGATCATCAATATAGGATCTTTATTGttcaattttgatttgactagATCTGAGTTTAAATCCAATCGACTTTATTCAAATCtgctactatatatatatatatatatatatatatatatatatatacacacacacacacacacatatatgatatatagagTATATACGGGTTTTGAATCTAGCGATGTCCTGGAGAAAAACTATATGCACATCTCGATCCAGTGAGCCTTTTTTGCTCATTTTTCCTTATTCTCTAATTCTAGGATCGTTTCTTgtgtttatgcaataaaattcatTGATTTCTTCTTACTAGAAGGTTTTATCTTAGGATttttttatatcagattatttcaGGAATTCATTTTGTTTTGATTAGCAAAATCCCTTCTTAATCGTTTCCCTCCTCATTCTTGAGTTAAATCCTACTATTGCcactttgatctccatcaaaattggACAGAATCAGCAGTAATTGGGGAAAAGATTAAAAATCCCTAAATTAGTAAAACCCTAACTTTTCTGTAGACATTATTGATTCATTTTCGCAAAAATCTGTAGCTTCCACATCAAAGTTTTGATCACCTTGGACTAAAAATTGTTGTTATGGAGAACATCTGGCATTGTTTGATGCAGGTCTCAAGAGAAAAGTTGTCGTGTTTCAGTGTTTTGATATCCATCGAAGTCTCTTGTAAGAGTAATATGTAACTTCCGGTTGTTGGGTTTAGAACATCACACAATCACAGATGATGTGCATGACATGTTCAAAGGTATTTTTTTGGTTCTTTATTGTGTCAGTTTTATGAAATGTTTGGCAGATGCATTGGTTGGAATTCCTATTAGCTGTCCATTATTTTAAGACCAACATGGGATATTAAGCCTAAGTTTGGGATTGCTGTAAGTAGAACTTTTGAAAGTATAGCTGTCAGtagaatttttataaaatattatttattatttgatattatatttttaaaatattttaaaaatttaatagatttttattaactaaaatgagaaaatatttttagtatGATAAAATTGACAATAAAAAACATTGTATAGTATTGTATAGTGGAGTAAAATACAATATAATATTACATATTATCTCATATTAttacatattaaaatattattatattatataatattattataatatagtatcatataatattaaataCCATAGCAtaaataatataacataatatgatatgatatatatagtaatGTATTATTAATAGAATAATATTATTACAATGAAATATAATGTAACATAACATTACAATATAATGCAATAATGTACTATATAATATAATGCAATATAATAAtattgtaataatataatataatagattatagTCTACTGTAATAATAAATTATGTTATAGTATTATAATACGATAATGTTATATTATGATTGTAACAATATGCTATTTTATGCTTATAGtataatataagaatatattatgttataattATGTATTATTAaaataacataatatattatactattataatttaataacataatataatataacaa is a genomic window containing:
- the LOC105054616 gene encoding uncharacterized protein isoform X1; its protein translation is MGRKQEKKGASLNPIIYENATLCEENTGKKNVDNNSILKIQHLQRLATWAGGEARIPPLGAFLGACLAAQAEASGIPLNHSTFLCQRCETVLQPGFNCTVRIEKHVNKGRWCKKATIPCKNSVFYTCRFCSHRNLKWGTAEAHMKNLIASRLRQDSDSNQHCSADRADGISENVLAAKHAIHQDVGEEIPLKLEPVSELKSVTPGRAAVTGEVLAKIPVTPLEKLVNASKRKRKVSGSIPNKLPVGGSNSAITDSGKGTGGSSRRRRKAWCSLKEIAEKSELEDARNLSNFAIPCHIYVAT
- the LOC105054616 gene encoding uncharacterized protein isoform X2, which gives rise to MKNLIASRLRQDSDSNQHCSADRADGISENVLAAKHAIHQDVGEEIPLKLEPVSELKSVTPGRAAVTGEVLAKIPVTPLEKLVNASKRKRKVSGSIPNKLPVGGSNSAITDSGKGTGGSSRRRRKAWCSLKEIAEKSELEDARNLSNFAIPCHIYVAT